The genome window AAAACCATGCTATCGCTCTTGTGCGCAGTTGTCTTCCCCGATGACTGGATTGCGGAAATCATGAACCAGCACGCCGGGGCATCAGCCCCGGCGTGCTGGTTCATGATTTCGGAGAGCGGTTCTAGTGGGTGAACTCCACGGAGACTGCTGTGCGTGGGGTGTCGGGGCGGCCGTTTTCCGGGCGGGTGCCGTTTTCTTCCAGGCGGCCGAAGATCATTTTGCCGCTGGCTGTCTGGAGGACGGAGGTCACGGTGATTTCTACGGAGCGGCCGATTACGCGGCGGGCGTGGTCGACGACGACCATTGTGCCGTCATCGAGGTAGCCGACGCCCTGGTTGTACTCCTTGCCCTCTTTGAGGATGAGGATGTTCATCTTTTCGCCGGGCAGGACTACGGGTTTGAGGGCGTTGGCGAGGTCGTTGACGTTGAGGACTTCTACGCGGTGGAGCTGGGCGACCTTGTTGAGATTGAAGTCGTTGGTGACGACTTTGGCGTCCCATTTTTTGGCCAGTTCGAGAAGCTTCAGGTCGACCTCTTTGATGGACGGGAAGTCATCGGGAACGATCTGAATCTGCAGATTGGTGTTGGACTGCATGCGTTGGAGCATGTCGAGGCCGCGGCGGCCGCGCTGGCGTTTGGAGCTGTCGGTGGAGTCGGCTACGACCTGGAGTTCGCGCAGGACGAACTCGGGGATGACGTAGATGCCGTCCATGAATCCGGTCTCGGCTACGTCGGCGATGCGGCCGTCGATGATGACGGAGGTATCGAGGACTTTGAAGCTCTTCTTGGTGATTTTTTCGCCGGTGAAGA of Acidicapsa ligni contains these proteins:
- a CDS encoding PIN/TRAM domain-containing protein, yielding MDLILLRVLFVTLIAVVCYFLQPFGVSSPLAAGCGAVASAAVIVFELRVRALNLRRLIGAVAGSVLGIFGASLFCLVLRSALPAGPTSAAIQVFVLLLMTYVGLLVGTSKGELLSPTALGTVFTGEKITKKSFKVLDTSVIIDGRIADVAETGFMDGIYVIPEFVLRELQVVADSTDSSKRQRGRRGLDMLQRMQSNTNLQIQIVPDDFPSIKEVDLKLLELAKKWDAKVVTNDFNLNKVAQLHRVEVLNVNDLANALKPVVLPGEKMNILILKEGKEYNQGVGYLDDGTMVVVDHARRVIGRSVEITVTSVLQTASGKMIFGRLEENGTRPENGRPDTPRTAVSVEFTH